Proteins co-encoded in one Flavobacteriaceae bacterium MAR_2009_75 genomic window:
- a CDS encoding lysophospholipase L1-like esterase: MRTFKKFLVLLAILMSLPEDLQAQDWPNLKQFQEANAEVGTASTDENRVVFMGNSITIGWLNKRPKFFADKPYINRGISGQTTPQMLLRFRQDVIDLKPKVVVILAGTNDIAGNTGPSTIDMIMDNIISMTELAKANDIKVILSSTLPAYKYSWRPEVEPADKIVALNKKIKAYAIEKGHIYVDYFSAMADERNGLPKEYANDEVHPTPEGYMVMEPLVEKAIAEALEK, encoded by the coding sequence ATGCGTACTTTTAAAAAATTTTTAGTATTACTGGCAATTCTAATGAGTTTACCCGAAGATCTTCAAGCACAAGATTGGCCCAATTTAAAGCAATTTCAAGAGGCTAACGCAGAGGTGGGGACTGCCTCAACAGATGAAAATCGCGTTGTGTTTATGGGAAATTCGATTACCATCGGCTGGTTGAACAAAAGACCGAAGTTTTTTGCTGACAAACCTTATATCAATCGCGGAATCAGTGGGCAAACGACCCCCCAAATGCTATTACGCTTCAGGCAAGACGTAATCGACCTAAAGCCAAAGGTTGTTGTCATACTTGCCGGCACCAACGATATTGCGGGTAATACGGGGCCATCGACCATCGATATGATTATGGATAATATTATATCTATGACCGAACTTGCCAAGGCAAACGATATTAAGGTCATTCTATCTTCTACCCTACCCGCCTATAAATATTCATGGAGGCCTGAGGTAGAGCCCGCCGATAAAATTGTGGCATTGAATAAAAAGATAAAAGCTTACGCCATTGAGAAAGGACATATTTATGTAGATTATTTTTCGGCCATGGCAGATGAACGAAACGGATTACCGAAAGAGTATGCCAATGATGAGGTACACCCCACCCCGGAAGGATATATGGTTATGGAACCTTTGGTAGAAAAAGCAATCGCGGAAGCCCTAGAGAAATAA
- a CDS encoding putative dehydrogenase, with the protein MKNLLLLILIISQFAQAVVQDSAENRPLKVGVVGLVHGHVHWILANKEKSNIEIVGIVEPNRELAKRLTKQYGLSMDIVFDTIEEMVETTQPEAVNAFNNTYEHLETVRYCAPKGIHVMVEKPLAVSWEHAKEMVALAQKYKIHLLTNYETSWYGSNKEAYEMIHAENAIGPVRRIVFHTGHMGPVEIGCNDEFLEWLTDPVLNGGGALTDFGCYGANLTTWLMKGKKPESVTCITQQLKPELYPRVDDDATIILKYPETEVIIQASWNWPHHVKDMEVFGTTGFVKCKNGSDMEVMFDEKKGPESLTAKALPKGENDPFALFRKVVLEDYQLKPYDVTSLENAKIVVQILEAAKKSANTGKTVLWKDLYPSKTN; encoded by the coding sequence ATGAAAAACTTACTTCTTCTAATACTCATAATTTCACAATTTGCTCAAGCTGTAGTTCAAGACAGTGCTGAAAATCGCCCTTTGAAAGTAGGAGTGGTCGGTCTGGTACATGGCCATGTACATTGGATTTTGGCCAATAAAGAAAAAAGTAACATCGAGATAGTAGGTATAGTTGAACCCAATCGAGAACTTGCCAAAAGACTTACAAAGCAATACGGACTGTCTATGGATATTGTTTTCGACACCATTGAAGAAATGGTCGAAACTACACAACCAGAGGCCGTAAACGCTTTTAATAACACTTATGAGCATTTAGAGACAGTTCGATATTGTGCCCCGAAAGGAATTCATGTAATGGTAGAAAAACCACTTGCCGTGAGTTGGGAACATGCCAAAGAAATGGTAGCACTTGCCCAAAAATACAAAATTCATTTGCTGACCAATTATGAAACTTCATGGTACGGAAGCAATAAAGAGGCTTACGAAATGATTCATGCTGAAAATGCAATAGGGCCGGTGCGAAGAATCGTTTTTCATACCGGCCACATGGGACCTGTAGAAATCGGCTGTAACGATGAGTTTCTAGAGTGGCTGACAGACCCTGTTCTTAATGGAGGTGGTGCCTTGACAGATTTCGGTTGCTATGGCGCCAATTTGACTACGTGGTTAATGAAGGGAAAAAAGCCAGAATCGGTCACATGTATAACCCAACAATTGAAACCGGAACTGTACCCAAGGGTCGATGATGATGCAACGATCATTTTGAAATATCCGGAAACGGAAGTAATCATTCAGGCCTCTTGGAACTGGCCCCATCATGTGAAAGATATGGAAGTTTTTGGTACTACAGGTTTTGTGAAATGCAAGAACGGTTCGGATATGGAAGTGATGTTCGATGAGAAAAAAGGGCCTGAATCTCTTACCGCAAAAGCCTTGCCTAAAGGCGAAAATGACCCTTTTGCTTTGTTTAGAAAAGTAGTTTTAGAAGATTACCAGTTAAAACCTTACGATGTCACTTCTTTAGAAAATGCGAAAATTGTGGTACAAATTTTAGAAGCAGCCAAAAAATCCGCCAATACGGGAAAAACCGTGCTCTGGAAAGACTTATATCCTTCAAAAACCAATTAA
- a CDS encoding phytoene dehydrogenase-like protein gives MKLALSLSNMQESVSSNGLKENNGIHGQDNYDTIVIGSGAGGLACAISLSQRGQKVLVLEQHDVPGGWCHSFYLNGHRFTPGVHYVGLLGEGETTSDLYKGLGIANELVFFRMNPDGYEHVRIGDTRFDFPANFDELVARLSARFPKEKKNISEYLNMTQRVSRELYSIPYFKGFWQKLIMPFKTRYFGKYSLFSLSRVIGWFIKDPLLKKILNIQCGDHGVAPNRVPFLLHSALMYHYYKGGYYPMGGGGALIKSMTNEIKRNHGEVRTSSGVAKIILDGNKKKKAIGVILKDGQKIYAKHIVSNADVGITYNKLVGYENLSSRLQRKLSKTKYSCTSLMLFLTVDMDLKKAGVDSGNIWQMPNRGANDFYEEIFAENIEEGHAFEGMFISCTTLKDPSSFDGKYHSIEAITFVDYKTFEQFENGEKERSLPYLKMKERLTQKMVNGVEKAIPGIRDHIVHQELGTPLTNKYYINTTRGNVYGTEKSLFHIGPFAYRAKSEIENLYLCGASIISHGVAGASHSGVDTAARILGCSSDELKAPKEGQELRIYEAEDSSEYPNWLLKKMEVKKARAEAKAEKSSI, from the coding sequence ATGAAACTTGCCCTATCTTTGAGCAACATGCAAGAATCGGTATCCTCCAATGGATTGAAAGAAAACAATGGCATACATGGCCAAGATAATTATGACACTATAGTTATTGGCTCAGGGGCAGGTGGCTTAGCCTGTGCTATTTCTTTAAGCCAGCGCGGCCAAAAAGTACTGGTGTTGGAACAACATGATGTTCCTGGAGGTTGGTGTCACAGCTTTTACCTCAACGGACACCGATTTACACCAGGAGTTCATTATGTGGGGCTGCTAGGAGAAGGTGAAACGACCAGTGACCTGTACAAAGGGCTGGGTATAGCCAACGAATTGGTATTTTTTCGCATGAACCCCGACGGATATGAGCATGTTCGAATTGGTGATACCAGATTCGATTTTCCCGCGAATTTTGATGAATTGGTGGCTCGCTTATCGGCACGTTTTCCAAAAGAAAAAAAGAATATTTCAGAATATCTGAACATGACCCAAAGGGTAAGTCGAGAATTGTACTCTATCCCATATTTCAAAGGGTTTTGGCAAAAATTGATTATGCCCTTCAAAACCCGATATTTTGGTAAATATTCACTCTTTAGCCTCAGTCGCGTCATTGGTTGGTTCATTAAAGACCCCTTATTAAAAAAAATACTGAACATTCAATGTGGTGATCATGGGGTAGCACCGAACCGTGTTCCTTTTTTGTTGCACAGTGCGTTAATGTACCATTATTACAAAGGAGGCTATTACCCAATGGGTGGTGGCGGAGCACTCATTAAATCAATGACCAATGAAATAAAGAGAAATCATGGTGAAGTACGCACTTCATCTGGTGTCGCAAAAATTATTTTAGACGGCAATAAAAAGAAGAAAGCGATCGGGGTTATTTTAAAGGATGGTCAAAAGATATATGCCAAACATATTGTTTCTAATGCAGATGTTGGCATTACCTATAATAAACTGGTAGGGTACGAAAACTTGAGCAGCCGGCTTCAACGTAAATTATCAAAAACCAAGTATTCATGTACCTCGCTTATGCTTTTTTTGACGGTGGATATGGACCTGAAAAAAGCTGGAGTCGATTCCGGAAACATTTGGCAAATGCCCAATCGGGGTGCCAATGATTTCTATGAAGAAATATTTGCCGAGAATATAGAAGAAGGCCATGCTTTCGAGGGTATGTTCATCAGTTGCACTACCCTAAAAGATCCCTCTAGTTTTGACGGAAAGTATCATAGTATCGAAGCCATAACTTTTGTTGATTATAAAACCTTTGAGCAGTTTGAAAATGGAGAAAAAGAACGTTCTCTACCTTATTTGAAGATGAAAGAACGGCTTACCCAAAAGATGGTCAATGGCGTCGAAAAAGCTATACCGGGCATTCGCGACCATATCGTTCACCAAGAATTAGGTACCCCGCTGACCAATAAATACTATATCAACACCACACGGGGTAATGTTTATGGTACTGAAAAGAGCTTGTTTCATATAGGGCCCTTTGCCTATCGGGCAAAGAGTGAAATAGAAAATCTTTACCTCTGTGGCGCCAGCATCATTTCACATGGTGTGGCAGGGGCATCCCATTCCGGGGTTGATACGGCAGCACGAATTTTGGGCTGTTCTTCTGATGAGTTGAAAGCCCCAAAAGAAGGTCAAGAACTCCGAATTTATGAAGCAGAAGATTCTTCGGAATACCCAAATTGGTTACTAAAGAAAATGGAAGTCAAAAAAGCTAGGGCGGAAGCTAAAGCCGAGAAGAGTTCGATTTAA
- a CDS encoding 2-deoxy-D-gluconate 3-dehydrogenase, with the protein MSILNNFSLEGKTALVTGCKRGIGKAMAIGLAEAGADIIGVSASLEKHGSMIEQEVEGIGRKFKAYTCDFGNRESLYEFIEQVKDDFPKIDILVNNAGTILRAPAVEHSDEYWDKVIEVNQTAQFVLTREIGKEMVKRGEGKIVFTASLLTFQGGITVPGYAASKGAIGQMTMAFANEWAGKGVNVNAIAPGYISTDNTEALRNNPERADSILARIPAGRWGQPEDFKGPIVFLCSEASSYMNGGTMLVDGGWMGR; encoded by the coding sequence ATGAGTATTCTTAACAATTTTAGTCTTGAAGGAAAAACTGCTTTGGTCACAGGCTGCAAACGTGGTATCGGTAAGGCGATGGCCATTGGTCTGGCAGAAGCTGGTGCAGATATTATCGGAGTAAGTGCCTCTTTAGAGAAGCATGGTAGTATGATAGAACAAGAGGTCGAGGGCATCGGTAGAAAATTCAAGGCATATACCTGTGATTTTGGTAATCGTGAGTCACTTTATGAGTTCATTGAACAGGTTAAAGACGATTTTCCGAAGATTGACATTTTGGTGAACAATGCAGGAACAATTTTAAGGGCGCCCGCTGTTGAGCATTCCGATGAGTATTGGGATAAAGTTATCGAAGTAAATCAGACCGCTCAATTTGTATTGACTCGAGAAATCGGAAAAGAAATGGTGAAAAGAGGTGAGGGCAAGATAGTTTTTACCGCTTCATTGTTGACTTTTCAAGGAGGTATTACCGTACCGGGATATGCGGCCAGTAAAGGTGCTATCGGTCAGATGACCATGGCCTTCGCCAACGAATGGGCAGGAAAGGGCGTTAATGTAAATGCTATCGCTCCGGGCTATATCAGCACCGATAATACCGAAGCCTTAAGAAACAACCCTGAGCGGGCAGATTCTATCTTAGCTAGAATACCGGCCGGTAGATGGGGTCAACCTGAAGACTTCAAAGGGCCGATCGTCTTTCTTTGTTCAGAAGCCTCTAGCTATATGAACGGCGGAACCATGTTAGTCGATGGTGGCTGGATGGGCAGATAA
- a CDS encoding 2-desacetyl-2-hydroxyethyl bacteriochlorophyllide A dehydrogenase, with the protein MKATIYKGDKTFALIDKEVEPPQPHDVRIKVAYSGVCGTDVHIYHGMMDKRVDIPQTIGHEMSGTIDAIGEEVVGFAKGEKVVVRPLDDRGVKPSDKGFNHICEDLKFIGIDSPGSMQQFWNVPAFTLHKLRPETDLKLAALIEPLAVAVHDVRLSGLAASETAVVLGGGPIGLLVALVAQHTGAQVIVSEINEKRIAKAQELGLMAVNPTKVDLVDYVSNKTEERKADVVFEVAGVQPALDVMTEVAGIRGRIVMVAIHGQKKEIDLFKFFWKELKLIGARVYEREDYEKAIALVTENTLGFEQLITDVQPLSNIQQVFEKIDENPDGMKILMDCQQ; encoded by the coding sequence ATGAAAGCAACCATATATAAAGGTGATAAAACCTTTGCATTAATAGATAAAGAAGTAGAGCCTCCACAGCCACATGACGTACGTATAAAAGTTGCCTACAGCGGGGTTTGCGGTACAGATGTGCACATATACCATGGCATGATGGACAAACGAGTTGACATTCCCCAAACTATAGGCCATGAGATGTCGGGCACTATAGATGCTATCGGAGAAGAAGTTGTCGGTTTCGCTAAAGGAGAGAAAGTAGTCGTACGACCACTCGACGACCGTGGGGTAAAACCTTCCGATAAGGGCTTTAATCATATTTGTGAAGATTTAAAATTTATCGGTATCGATAGTCCAGGTTCTATGCAGCAATTTTGGAACGTACCGGCATTTACTTTACATAAACTTCGCCCTGAAACCGATTTAAAACTGGCTGCCTTAATAGAACCCTTGGCGGTTGCGGTACATGATGTTCGTTTAAGCGGACTGGCCGCTTCAGAAACCGCTGTAGTACTTGGTGGTGGACCAATCGGACTTCTCGTCGCTTTAGTAGCGCAACATACGGGGGCACAGGTCATCGTTTCTGAGATTAATGAAAAACGTATTGCCAAGGCTCAAGAATTAGGTCTGATGGCGGTCAACCCCACCAAAGTAGATTTGGTCGACTATGTTTCGAATAAGACCGAAGAAAGAAAGGCCGATGTCGTTTTTGAAGTGGCCGGTGTACAACCTGCCTTAGATGTAATGACCGAGGTTGCCGGCATTAGGGGGCGTATAGTTATGGTGGCCATTCACGGACAAAAGAAGGAAATTGATCTTTTTAAATTTTTCTGGAAAGAACTGAAATTAATTGGGGCACGGGTCTATGAACGTGAAGATTACGAAAAGGCTATAGCTCTAGTTACCGAAAATACCTTAGGCTTTGAGCAACTGATTACCGATGTTCAACCTTTGAGTAACATTCAACAAGTGTTTGAAAAAATCGATGAAAATCCTGATGGTATGAAGATACTCATGGATTGTCAACAATAA
- a CDS encoding phytanoyl-CoA dioxygenase PhyH has translation MGEVEDLAEVHHLISDLFSWPKSKEEWQQYKLTDEQINHFHEEGYVSGIKLLNDNQINVLRKELDEILDPNHPLHHLFYEFHSNESEDPNAVLFHSLGHWRITHGFHDVLYNPAFVMAAHQLLEQRPVRFWHDQLFCKPAKHGGVVAWHQDYSYWTRTIAMQHLTCWTGLDDASTENGCLHYIPKSHKWGLLNAPSLAGDMNGLMNYLNDDQREQFNKPVAIELKKGYTTFHHPLMVHGSYENKSNRSRRAFVLNVFADGTVSNTNDELLKGVPPVPKGEKMEGKFFPLLYENNLF, from the coding sequence ATGGGTGAAGTAGAAGATTTGGCAGAAGTACATCATTTAATTAGTGATTTGTTCAGTTGGCCCAAATCGAAAGAAGAATGGCAACAATATAAACTAACCGATGAGCAGATAAATCACTTTCATGAAGAGGGTTATGTGTCAGGAATTAAACTTTTAAATGATAATCAAATCAATGTTTTACGTAAAGAACTTGATGAAATATTAGACCCAAACCATCCTTTACACCATCTGTTTTATGAATTTCATAGTAATGAATCGGAAGACCCAAATGCCGTGCTTTTCCACTCGTTAGGGCATTGGAGAATTACCCATGGTTTTCATGATGTGCTGTATAACCCAGCTTTCGTTATGGCAGCGCACCAATTGCTGGAACAAAGGCCCGTTCGCTTTTGGCACGATCAACTCTTTTGTAAGCCCGCCAAACATGGTGGCGTAGTGGCCTGGCATCAAGATTACTCGTATTGGACGAGAACTATTGCCATGCAGCACTTAACCTGTTGGACCGGATTGGACGACGCCTCTACAGAAAATGGATGTCTACATTATATACCGAAAAGTCACAAATGGGGATTGTTAAACGCTCCCTCATTAGCGGGTGACATGAACGGTTTGATGAACTATTTGAACGATGACCAAAGGGAGCAATTCAATAAGCCCGTTGCCATCGAATTGAAAAAAGGGTATACCACATTTCATCATCCGCTTATGGTTCACGGATCGTATGAGAACAAATCAAATAGAAGTAGGCGGGCATTTGTACTCAATGTTTTTGCAGATGGTACCGTAAGTAATACTAATGACGAACTTTTGAAGGGAGTTCCGCCCGTGCCTAAAGGTGAAAAAATGGAGGGTAAATTTTTTCCATTACTCTATGAGAATAATTTGTTTTAA
- a CDS encoding 2-desacetyl-2-hydroxyethyl bacteriochlorophyllide A dehydrogenase — MKYIVCEKPGEFLMKEKEEPQRKQGEALLKITKVGICGTDLHAYAGNQAFFTYPRILGHELAAEVFEIDENSKGIKAGDKVVIMPYLSCGKCVACRDGKTNCCTNIAVLGVHTDGGMQERITVPSDILLPANGLADSEIAIVECLAIGAHAIRRSNIKSGETVVVVGCGPIGIGIMKFAQIEGAKVIAIDMNAQRLEYVKNEIGIEHTVLGGSDAVEEVSKLTDGDMATAVYDATGHKGALENGVDYMAHGGRYILVGLSKGELVFTHPKIHAKETSILCSRNATIQDFEYVINVMQQGKFPTGSFITHTVPYTEMISNFDSWLDPANGVIKATVNF, encoded by the coding sequence ATGAAATATATTGTCTGTGAAAAACCTGGTGAATTTTTAATGAAGGAAAAGGAAGAGCCTCAAAGAAAACAAGGGGAAGCTCTTTTGAAAATCACCAAAGTTGGTATCTGCGGCACAGACTTGCACGCCTATGCCGGTAATCAGGCTTTCTTCACATATCCTAGAATTTTAGGTCACGAACTGGCAGCTGAGGTCTTCGAAATAGATGAAAACTCAAAAGGAATAAAAGCTGGTGACAAGGTTGTTATTATGCCTTATCTCAGTTGTGGCAAATGCGTTGCCTGCCGAGATGGTAAGACTAATTGTTGCACTAATATAGCGGTTCTAGGGGTTCACACCGATGGAGGTATGCAAGAACGAATTACGGTACCCTCCGATATTCTATTGCCTGCCAATGGCTTAGCCGATAGTGAAATTGCAATTGTAGAATGTTTGGCAATCGGGGCACATGCCATTAGAAGGTCGAACATCAAATCTGGAGAAACGGTGGTGGTTGTAGGCTGTGGCCCTATTGGTATTGGTATCATGAAATTTGCTCAGATTGAAGGTGCCAAAGTTATCGCCATAGATATGAATGCCCAAAGATTGGAATATGTTAAAAATGAAATCGGTATCGAACATACGGTTCTTGGTGGCAGCGATGCTGTTGAAGAAGTTTCAAAATTGACCGATGGAGATATGGCCACTGCTGTTTACGACGCTACGGGTCATAAGGGTGCCCTAGAAAATGGTGTTGATTATATGGCACACGGGGGGCGTTATATTTTGGTCGGTCTCTCAAAAGGTGAATTGGTATTTACCCATCCGAAGATACATGCGAAAGAAACTTCGATACTATGTAGCCGTAACGCCACAATTCAAGATTTTGAATACGTGATAAACGTAATGCAACAAGGTAAATTTCCAACGGGTAGCTTTATTACCCATACGGTGCCCTACACCGAGATGATATCGAACTTTGATAGTTGGCTCGATCCTGCCAATGGAGTAATAAAAGCCACTGTTAATTTTTAA
- a CDS encoding L-fuconolactonase → MKIDSHQHFWVYDTEKHAWIDDSMAQIRRDFLPADLKPIYETHNIDGCVAVQADQSLEETDFLINLAGANDLVKGVVGWVDLKSKKIAADLDRYSHQKILKGWRHIVQGEKDHNFLLRPDFLNGISLLKNYDYTYDILVFPHQLGAVLEFVKKFPNQKFVIDHMAKPYVKDGFFDGWAVLMKEIGKHENVFCKLSGMITEADYSTWTVEQLKPYINVVMQAFGSSRVMFGSDWPVCMVAGTYTHVLKIITDYISTFNAEEQNRIMGGNAIEFYNIKMQK, encoded by the coding sequence ATGAAAATTGACAGTCATCAGCATTTTTGGGTTTACGATACGGAAAAGCATGCTTGGATAGATGATTCTATGGCCCAAATTCGCCGTGATTTTCTACCGGCAGACCTCAAACCTATATACGAAACCCATAATATTGATGGTTGTGTAGCCGTTCAGGCTGACCAGTCTTTAGAAGAAACCGATTTCTTGATAAACCTTGCTGGCGCAAACGATTTAGTAAAAGGAGTTGTTGGTTGGGTCGACCTTAAGTCTAAAAAGATAGCGGCCGATTTAGACCGTTATTCACACCAAAAAATATTAAAAGGATGGCGACATATCGTTCAGGGAGAAAAAGACCATAATTTTTTACTGAGACCTGACTTTTTGAATGGTATTTCACTCTTGAAGAATTACGATTACACCTATGACATTTTGGTGTTTCCACATCAATTAGGTGCAGTGCTTGAATTCGTCAAAAAATTTCCTAATCAAAAGTTTGTTATCGACCACATGGCGAAACCTTATGTAAAAGATGGTTTTTTCGATGGATGGGCGGTGCTGATGAAAGAAATAGGAAAACATGAAAATGTCTTTTGTAAACTATCAGGAATGATTACGGAAGCTGATTATAGCACATGGACGGTAGAACAACTAAAACCCTATATAAATGTAGTGATGCAAGCCTTCGGAAGCAGTCGCGTCATGTTTGGATCCGATTGGCCAGTGTGTATGGTCGCCGGCACATATACTCATGTACTAAAAATTATAACTGACTATATCTCCACTTTTAATGCAGAAGAGCAAAATAGGATTATGGGGGGGAATGCAATCGAATTTTACAATATAAAAATGCAGAAATAA
- a CDS encoding L-fucose dehydrogenase, protein MDLKLRDKVVVICGAAGKEGSIGETILSRLVDEGAIPAIIDRNDRGYQYAEKIQKRGIDALFCKTDVTKPEEIENAIQTITEKYGRIDVVLNNVGVNDGVGLDASYEEFMQSLKLNMVSYFLIVKHALPFLKKSKGNILNIGSKVALTGQGRTSGYAASKGGVLALTREWAVDLVPFGIRSNAIIIAESWTPSYDSWIKTLPNGEAKLESIVKKIPLENRMTRTIEIADTCLFTISERSSHTTGQFIFVDGGYVHLDRALLTEQ, encoded by the coding sequence ATGGATTTAAAATTAAGAGATAAAGTAGTAGTCATCTGTGGAGCTGCCGGAAAAGAAGGTAGTATTGGCGAAACCATTCTAAGCCGTTTAGTCGACGAAGGAGCAATACCCGCTATTATCGATAGAAATGACCGCGGATATCAATATGCAGAAAAAATACAGAAAAGAGGTATAGATGCCCTATTCTGCAAAACAGATGTCACCAAACCCGAGGAAATTGAAAATGCTATACAAACGATTACCGAAAAATATGGGAGAATAGACGTAGTTCTGAACAACGTAGGTGTAAATGATGGAGTCGGCCTAGATGCCTCATATGAAGAGTTTATGCAATCGCTGAAACTCAATATGGTCAGCTATTTTTTAATCGTTAAACACGCACTCCCATTTTTGAAAAAATCAAAAGGCAATATTTTAAACATTGGTTCTAAGGTTGCTTTGACCGGGCAAGGTAGAACCTCGGGCTATGCCGCGTCTAAAGGTGGTGTATTAGCTTTAACTCGTGAATGGGCGGTCGATTTAGTTCCGTTTGGCATACGGTCAAACGCTATTATTATTGCTGAAAGCTGGACCCCATCTTACGATAGTTGGATCAAAACATTACCGAACGGCGAAGCTAAATTAGAATCTATTGTTAAGAAAATACCGCTAGAAAATCGCATGACCAGAACTATAGAAATAGCCGATACTTGCTTATTTACCATCTCAGAAAGGTCGTCTCATACTACAGGACAGTTTATATTTGTAGACGGAGGTTATGTTCATTTAGACCGTGCCCTCTTGACCGAACAATAA
- a CDS encoding FHS family L-fucose permease-like MFS transporter, translating to MIENVKSPVVSKSVLLPFILITSLFALWGLANDMTNPMVRGFQKVLELSNTQASLVQLAFYGGYFTMALPAALFVNKYSYKKGVLLGLALYATGALLFWPAAANESYGFFLAALYILTFGLAFLETTANPYILSMGSDETATRRLNFAQMFNPMGSIIGLLIAQNFVLGALRSDDVSEEGIPIYDTLNEAGKSIIRTSDLEIIRNPYVILGVVVLLFFLIISLVKMPQNKNQEAKVKFSESVKRLWKQPKFVFGVVAQIFYVGAQIMCWTYVYQYAETLGIDAQSAVWYGLAGYIVFLVGRTIGTALLAKIDSGKLLMYFGLGAMLTLLGAIFLPGMLGIYALIFTSFFMSIMFPTIYGIALEGQGEDAKFGAAFLVMAIVGGALLPYLQGYMLDFGGVGYEDVTFLGVSEMRFSFILSLLCFLVVVLYGKNVYQKYHKTPIDE from the coding sequence ATGATTGAAAATGTGAAGTCCCCAGTGGTCTCAAAATCCGTATTACTGCCGTTTATACTTATAACCTCACTTTTCGCGCTTTGGGGGCTAGCGAACGACATGACCAACCCCATGGTTCGTGGTTTTCAGAAAGTTCTAGAGCTTAGCAATACCCAAGCATCACTAGTACAACTGGCGTTTTATGGCGGATACTTTACAATGGCATTGCCTGCCGCCTTATTTGTGAACAAATACTCCTATAAAAAAGGAGTTCTGCTCGGTCTTGCCCTCTACGCTACCGGTGCCCTATTGTTCTGGCCAGCGGCAGCGAACGAAAGTTATGGCTTCTTTCTTGCCGCCCTTTATATTTTGACTTTTGGGCTCGCTTTTTTAGAGACTACGGCCAACCCCTACATTCTGTCAATGGGTTCTGATGAAACCGCGACAAGACGGTTGAACTTTGCTCAAATGTTTAACCCCATGGGTTCGATAATCGGGCTCTTGATTGCTCAGAACTTTGTATTGGGTGCCCTACGTTCCGATGATGTGTCTGAAGAAGGCATTCCCATTTACGATACGCTCAACGAAGCAGGTAAAAGTATTATAAGAACCAGTGACCTTGAAATTATTAGAAACCCCTATGTCATATTGGGGGTCGTCGTGTTACTTTTCTTTCTAATTATAAGTTTGGTGAAAATGCCTCAGAATAAAAACCAAGAGGCAAAAGTCAAGTTTTCAGAGTCGGTCAAAAGACTTTGGAAACAACCGAAATTCGTTTTTGGCGTGGTGGCCCAAATATTTTATGTGGGAGCGCAAATCATGTGTTGGACCTATGTTTACCAATACGCAGAAACTTTGGGTATAGATGCTCAGTCTGCCGTTTGGTATGGGCTGGCCGGTTATATCGTATTCTTGGTCGGCAGAACTATTGGTACAGCACTATTGGCTAAAATAGATTCTGGTAAATTATTAATGTATTTCGGTCTAGGAGCCATGCTTACCCTATTAGGGGCCATATTTTTACCCGGAATGTTAGGTATTTACGCCCTAATTTTTACCTCGTTCTTTATGTCCATTATGTTTCCTACCATCTATGGTATTGCACTCGAAGGGCAAGGTGAAGATGCTAAATTTGGGGCAGCCTTCTTGGTCATGGCCATTGTCGGTGGGGCCCTGCTCCCATACCTACAAGGGTATATGCTCGATTTCGGAGGAGTTGGTTATGAAGATGTGACCTTTTTAGGAGTTTCAGAAATGCGATTCTCGTTTATTCTCTCACTACTGTGTTTTCTGGTAGTGGTTCTCTATGGAAAAAATGTATATCAGAAATACCATAAAACCCCAATCGATGAGTAA
- a CDS encoding L-rhamnose mutarotase gives MSNTKRFCYSCDLKDDKELIEEYKAHHAPGSVPKEIIESIKDAGVVAMEIYLTGNRMFMIMEVDETFDPIKKAEMDANNPAVQNWEKLMWKFQQALPWANKGEKWISLDKIFKLD, from the coding sequence ATGAGTAATACAAAACGCTTTTGCTATTCCTGTGATTTAAAGGATGATAAAGAATTGATTGAAGAGTATAAGGCCCATCATGCACCTGGCTCGGTACCCAAAGAAATAATCGAAAGTATAAAAGATGCGGGGGTCGTTGCTATGGAAATCTATTTGACCGGAAATCGCATGTTTATGATTATGGAGGTCGATGAGACTTTTGACCCCATTAAAAAGGCCGAGATGGATGCCAACAACCCGGCCGTTCAAAATTGGGAAAAATTAATGTGGAAATTTCAACAAGCCCTACCTTGGGCCAACAAAGGCGAAAAGTGGATTTCTCTAGACAAAATTTTCAAACTTGATTAG